The Streptomyces sp. R28 region CCGGAACGGCCGCCTTGTTCCGAAACGGAACGGGCTTTGACGGTGATCATCGCGGACTGTCCCTTGGTCAGGCTGCGGCGCCGCAGGTTGACGGACAGGACATAGACGTCGGGGGTGTCGCCCTCGAAGGTGACGAAGGCCGGTTCGGTACCGGCGCGTTCGCATGCGGCGAGCCGGCCGCGCCCGTCGAGGATGCGTCCTTGCCGGTCGAGGACGATGGGCTGCAGGAGCCCGTTTTCCTGAATGTCGTGGGCGAGGGCCGCCAGCTCGTCCTCATCGAGCAGCGGGATGAGCGAGGCGGTCGGGTGTGATTCGATGATGTCTCCGACCAATCGACTCGAGCCCTTTCCCATGCCCGGACCGAAACCGTAGTCCGGCCAACAGCCGTTCGCACCGTCCTGCAAAATTGCAAACGGAACCCGGAACTCACCCAGCAGGCGCCGTCGAAGGTCACCGTAAGTAACCACCACGCACACCTAATGCCAAAAAATTCCACCTTCCGCCCCGGAACGCTCCGGGGTGGTCAGATACCGACACCATCACCTGAAAGTCGACCTATAGCCACAGCGTCAACGCCACTCGTTCAGGTGAGGTGTGGGTGTGCGATTCCCGACCGCTCATGCAAATGCACCGATGGATGACCAGACGGGAATGCGTTGGCATGTCGCGTACCCGCTTTCGGACCGTGACGGCTTGGGCGTCGGG contains the following coding sequences:
- a CDS encoding ParB N-terminal domain-containing protein gives rise to the protein MGKGSSRLVGDIIESHPTASLIPLLDEDELAALAHDIQENGLLQPIVLDRQGRILDGRGRLAACERAGTEPAFVTFEGDTPDVYVLSVNLRRRSLTKGQSAMITVKARSVSEQGGRSGSEQSARSVSETARRRPGRDGAREHRPAARTRPRRPGDQRRHGPRRGVRRRPAEQGAGRLR